The stretch of DNA GGCGCCGGTGATCGCGAACAACGTGATCAAGTTCAACCTGACGAGCGGCCCCGGCGCGGGGATCCTCAGCTACGCCTTCGACCCGGTGCGAAACCTCCAGCCCGTGATCACCCACAACGTCATCACCGACAACTTCTCCTACGAAGCGGAGGGGGACGGCGGCGGCATCGGGTGCGTCGGGTCCAGCCCCGAGATCAGCTGGAACTTCATCGCGCGCAACCGCGCGAACCAGAACGGCGGCGGCATCGTCTGCTGGGCCGCGGGGGACGAAGCCGCGCCCCTGTCCTCCTCCCCCACGATCGCGAACAACTGGATCGTCGCGAACTCGGCCAACATCCTCGACGGAGGCTCGGACCAGAACTGGGGCGGCGGCGCCATCTTCGCCTCGGCGACGGACATGACGGGCGAGCCGATCGGCGCGGACAGCGAGCCCACGATCGTGAACAACGTGATCGCCGCGAACGGCGCCTGGCGCGGCGGCGGGATCGCGCTGATGAACTCGATCCACTCCTCCGCGACCGTGGTCAACAACACGATCGTCGGCAACAGCGGCGCCGGGGTCTTCTGGGAGAACACCGCGCCGAAGCTCGCCAACAACGTCGTCGCGTTCAACACCATGGGTCTCTCGCGCAACCCGGTCGGGAACACGGAGGCGACGATCGTCGCGAACGACGTGTGGGGGAACCAGCTCCACGGGCTCGACATGGACTACGTCCGCCTGGACGATGCGACCGGGAGCAACGGGAATCTCTCGGCCGACCCCCAGCTCGCGAACTGGAAGATGCGCGGGATGCGCCTCCAGCCGTCCTCCCCCTGCGTGAACGCCGGCTCGTCGACGTGGATCCAGGGGAGCTGGCCCGACCTCGACGGCCAGGCCCGCACGCTCGGCGCCGCGGTCGACATCGGCGCCGACGAGTCGGACGGAACGCCGTGGAACGTGACGGGGGCCCGGTTTCACGTGAAGCCTACGGGAAACGACGCGTTCGACGGGCTCGGCTGGGCGACCGCGAAGCGGACGGTGCAGGCCGCGCTCACCGCGACCAGGGACGCGCCCGGGGAGGTCTGGGTCGCCGCGGGGACCTACCTCGAGCACGTCACCGTCGGCGCCTTCGCCTGGCTGTACGGCGGGTTCGCGGGGAACGAGACCGCATTCGTGCAGCGTGATCCCGCGACGAACGTGACGATCCTCGACGGCGGCGGCACCCCGACCGTCGTGACCAGCGAAAACGCCGGCTACCTCGCGAGCACGATCGACGGGTTCACGATCCAGAACGGCGGGCACTGGAGCGGCGGGAATCTCTGGGACGTCGTCGCCACGACCGCTCGGGGCGCCGGGGTGTACAGCCTCGTCTCGGGCCCGCTCCTCGAGAACAACGTCATCCGCCGGAACTCGACGGGGTCCCCGTTCGATCCGATGTCGCCCACGCCGGCGGGGGGCGGGATCGCGGGCTTCCTGAGCACCGTCGTGGTCCGCAACAACGAGATCACCGACAACGAGATCCTGGGGATCGCCGGCACCGGCGGCGCGATGTGGTTCAACCTCTCGTGGCCGCTCGTCGAGAACAACCGCATCCACCACAACTACGGGAAATACGGCGCCGCCTTCTACGCCTTCGCCTCCGCGCCGCGCCTGACCGGCAACGTGATCGAGTCCAACACGATGTACAACTGGAGCGGCCTCGTGAACGGGCCGACGACGGGGGCGGTCGAGTTGTTCGAATGCCTCGACTACCTCGTCGATGCGAACGTCTTCCGCGCGAACGTCGGAGCCTCCGGCGGCGCGATGTACGTGGGCTCGAGCTTCGCCGGGCGCGTCGAGAACAACCTCTTCGAGAGCAACCGCGCCTGGGACTACTCGGGATTCGGGCAGGGAGGCATCGGCGGCGCGATCTACATGATCGTGCCGGCGACCCCGAACGACGACCAGGCGATCGTCAACAACACCTTCGTCGGAAACGAGGCCACGAACGTCTACGCGGGGGAGCAGGGCGCGCTCGCGATCTCCCCGCTCTCCAACCGGCTGACGATCGCCAACAACGTCTTCGCGTCGAACACCTCGGGCATCTACCGCACGATCGGGTCCGAAGCCTGGACGCCCACGCTCCTCTCGAACGTCCTCTGGAACGGCGGGGCGAACTTCGTGAACCTGCAGCCCGGCCCCACCGACAGGGTGATGGATCCCCAGCTGCACGACGTCGCGGGGGCGGTCTACCACCTCGAACCGGACTCCCGCTGCGTCGACGCCGGCGTGAACGCGGCGTTGCTGCGCCGGGAGGCCGACGTCGAGGGCCACCCCCGCATCGTCGACGGGAACTACGACGGAACCGCGATCGTCGACGTCGGTGCCTGCGAATGCCCGCGGGACCGCGACGACGACGGGGTGCTCGACGACGTCGACGCCGACGACGATGCCGACGGCGTGACCGACGCGCTCGACAACTGCGCCTTCGACGCCAACCCCGCGCAGGCGGACCTCGACCTCGACGGGAAGGGTGATGCCTGCGACCCCGACGCCGACGGCGATCGCGTCGACGAGTCGCACGCGTCGGCCTCGCGCCTGCCCTTCGCGGCGAAGGACGCGACGGGTGCCTCGAGCACGCTGCCGACGCAGCCCGCGAACGCGTACCTCCAGGTCGTCGTCTGGGACGGCGCGGGCACGAACGGTCTCGGCTGGTGGGACGCGACGAACCGGGACTGGATCGACGGAGGCGTCGCCGCCTATCGCAAGCCGATGGCGATCTACGTCGATCCCGGCGCCTGCGGCTGCATCGACCTGCGCGAGGGGGACACGCTGGCCGTCGACACCGACACCGGGACGATCGTCGCGCTCCTGCCGGACCGTCCCGCGGGCTGGCAAGGATGGCTGTTCGTCGCCGACGACGGCTCGACCTGGCTCGAGGACACGATGGCGACGCTCGCACGCGGACCCGCTCCGCTCCCCGGGGACAACTGCGCCGGCGCCTTCAACCCCGCGCAGAGCGACGTCGACGCCGACCTCGAGGGGGATGTTTGCGACCTCGACGACGGGATCGTCACGTTCACGGCGCATCGCGACGACGGGCTCGACTGGCAGGCCGAGACCGGGTTCGCGGCCTGGAACGTCTACCGCGGCGATCTCGCGGTCCTGAAGGGGACCGACGTCTACACGCAGGCGCCGGGGTCGAACCCGCTCGCCGCGCGGTGGTGCGATCTCGCCGCGACTTCGCTGTCCGACGCGACGCTCCCGGTCGGCGGCGCGACGGCCTTCTACCTCGTCACCGGCGAGAACGCCGGCGGCGAGGGAACGCTCGGGATGCGCAGCAACGGCAGCCCGCGTCCGAACGCGACCCCCTGCCCGTGATCGCTAGAACGGGCTTCCGTCGTCGACGACCGCGCCGAGCGGCGTCGGCTCGGGGTCGTTCGCGGCGGTGATCCAGGTCGCGGCCGCGATCGCGCCGCCCAGACCGATCGTCCCTGCGAGAAGCCACGCGATCGCGGTGGCGATCGCCGCCCTGGGTTCCGTCTGCGTCGTCATCGTCGTGCCCTCCTGCGTCGATCCCGCCGCTACAACATCCCTAGGCCTCCGGAAAACACTGACTATGCTGTCTGCAAGAAACATGTATCCACAAAACGGGAATGCAAGTGTCTCCCGCCTCATGAATTGCCACTGTGTTAGTAGGGATTGAAGCCTATAGGCCGTGCCGCTCGAGCTTCCGGTAAAGCGTCGCGCGGGAGATCCCCAGAAGACGCGCCGCTTTCACCCGGTTCCCGTCGGCCGCGCGCAGCGCGCGCTCGAGCTCGGCCTTCTCCCCGGCGCGCAGGGAGAAGACCGCGCGCCGCGACGGCGCTTCGCCGCGCCCGCCGATCGAGGGATCCGAGGCGACGAGCTCCGCCGTGATCGCGCGGTTGCCCGCGAGAAGATCGAGCCGCTGGAGCACGTTCTGAAGCTCGCGCACGTTCCCCGGCCAGGAGTGCCGCTCCAGGATCGCGAGCGCCGCGTCGTCGATCGGCGTGGCCTTCCGCCCGCGCTCCCGCGCGATCCGCTCGAGGAAGGACGCGACGAGCAGCGCCACGTCCCCGGGCCGATCGCGAAGCGGCGGCAGCTCGATCGTCAGGACCTGCAGGCGGTAGAGGAGGTCCTGTCGGAAGCGCCCCGCGCGGATCTCGCCGCCGAGATCGCGGTGCGTGGCGGTGACCACCCGGACGTTCACGGGGATCGCCTTCTCGCCGCCGACGGGGCGGACGAGTCCGTCCTCGAGCACGCGCAGCAGCTTCGCCTGCATCGGCGGGGGCATGTCGCCGACCTCGTCGAGGAACAACGTCCCGCCGTCGGCCCGCTCGAACAGCCCTTCGCGCGCGCGGTCGGCGCCCGTGAACGCCCCACGCACGTGACCGAACAACTCGCTCTCGAGCAGCGACTCGGGAATCGCCGCGCAGTTCTCCGAGAGGAACGGCCGGCGCCGGCGCGGCCCCTGGAAGTGGATCGCCCGGGCGACGAGGTCCTTGCCCGTGCCGCTCTCCCCGCGGATCAGCACCGGCAGCTCGCTCGCCGCGATCTTCTCGACCAGGGAGAACACCGCGCGCATCGCGGGCGAGCGCCCCACGAGGCTCCCGTGGCCGGTCGCCGCCTCCGCGGCCGCCTGGAGCTGGCGGTTGTGCCACTCGAGTCGCTGGCGCATCCGCGCGTTCTCGACCGCGAGCCCCGCGTGATCGGCGAACGCCTCGACGAAGCGGAGATCCTCCGGCGTGAACGCGCGGCCTCCTCGGCGGCTGTCGAGGTAGACGGTGCCCAGGATCCGGCCGCGCGCGCGCAGGGGCACGCACATCAGGGAGCGGATGCCGTAGAGGCTCACGCTGCGAAGGTCGCGGAAACGCTCGTCGCGCCCCGCGTCGAGGGCCACGATCGACCGACCCTGCCCCGCCTGCGAGACGATTCCGAGGCTGTAGCTCTC from Candidatus Polarisedimenticolaceae bacterium encodes:
- a CDS encoding right-handed parallel beta-helix repeat-containing protein, producing the protein MSRKFRGAAGALALALFTSAHAAIVHVRTGGSDANSGADWEQAKATVQAAIDVAQAGDEIWVATGFYHQRIHNRLVAGNAIDVALYGGFAGTETSRDQRDYVTNPTVLHGDNAGVVVSITGGAGPETRIDGFVITGGNSNGGGGIAMTASAPVIANNVIKFNLTSGPGAGILSYAFDPVRNLQPVITHNVITDNFSYEAEGDGGGIGCVGSSPEISWNFIARNRANQNGGGIVCWAAGDEAAPLSSSPTIANNWIVANSANILDGGSDQNWGGGAIFASATDMTGEPIGADSEPTIVNNVIAANGAWRGGGIALMNSIHSSATVVNNTIVGNSGAGVFWENTAPKLANNVVAFNTMGLSRNPVGNTEATIVANDVWGNQLHGLDMDYVRLDDATGSNGNLSADPQLANWKMRGMRLQPSSPCVNAGSSTWIQGSWPDLDGQARTLGAAVDIGADESDGTPWNVTGARFHVKPTGNDAFDGLGWATAKRTVQAALTATRDAPGEVWVAAGTYLEHVTVGAFAWLYGGFAGNETAFVQRDPATNVTILDGGGTPTVVTSENAGYLASTIDGFTIQNGGHWSGGNLWDVVATTARGAGVYSLVSGPLLENNVIRRNSTGSPFDPMSPTPAGGGIAGFLSTVVVRNNEITDNEILGIAGTGGAMWFNLSWPLVENNRIHHNYGKYGAAFYAFASAPRLTGNVIESNTMYNWSGLVNGPTTGAVELFECLDYLVDANVFRANVGASGGAMYVGSSFAGRVENNLFESNRAWDYSGFGQGGIGGAIYMIVPATPNDDQAIVNNTFVGNEATNVYAGEQGALAISPLSNRLTIANNVFASNTSGIYRTIGSEAWTPTLLSNVLWNGGANFVNLQPGPTDRVMDPQLHDVAGAVYHLEPDSRCVDAGVNAALLRREADVEGHPRIVDGNYDGTAIVDVGACECPRDRDDDGVLDDVDADDDADGVTDALDNCAFDANPAQADLDLDGKGDACDPDADGDRVDESHASASRLPFAAKDATGASSTLPTQPANAYLQVVVWDGAGTNGLGWWDATNRDWIDGGVAAYRKPMAIYVDPGACGCIDLREGDTLAVDTDTGTIVALLPDRPAGWQGWLFVADDGSTWLEDTMATLARGPAPLPGDNCAGAFNPAQSDVDADLEGDVCDLDDGIVTFTAHRDDGLDWQAETGFAAWNVYRGDLAVLKGTDVYTQAPGSNPLAARWCDLAATSLSDATLPVGGATAFYLVTGENAGGEGTLGMRSNGSPRPNATPCP